Proteins co-encoded in one Lysobacter solisilvae genomic window:
- a CDS encoding MBL fold metallo-hydrolase RNA specificity domain-containing protein produces the protein MSPTTPAPEPAAFRLTFLGANATVTGSRYLVDAGSHRVLVDCGLFQGYKALRLRNWAPFPVDPASIDAVILTHAHLDHSGYLPRLISAGFSGAVWCTDATRDLCGVLLPDSGHLLEEEAGYANRKGTSRHHPAEPLYTEEDARRALRVFRPVPFDQAFEPVPGLVATLRPQGHILGASAVSLAFGETRITFSGDIGRPCDPVMRAPAPIWESDWLVVESTYGNRQHLPMAFEQELKEALGRVLARGGVAVIPAFAVGRAQLLLHMIAQLQARGEIPEVPVYLNSPMAADVTGLYQRYRDQHRLSGGQLQAMQRVTRIVNTVEQSKALNRRRGPMIIVAASGMATGGRVLHHLIAFAPDHRNGILLSGFQAGGTRGAALARGETALRIFGQDVPVRAEVVQLGSASAHADADEVIAWLRTAPRSPRGVFVTHGEPDAADALRLRIERELQWPAHVPEYGQCVDLSAAQ, from the coding sequence ATGAGCCCGACCACGCCAGCTCCAGAGCCTGCGGCTTTCCGCCTGACCTTCCTGGGAGCAAATGCCACGGTGACGGGCTCACGCTACCTGGTGGACGCGGGCAGCCACCGTGTGCTGGTCGACTGCGGCCTGTTCCAGGGCTACAAGGCATTGCGCCTGCGGAACTGGGCGCCCTTTCCGGTCGACCCGGCCTCCATCGATGCCGTGATCCTGACGCATGCCCATCTCGACCACAGCGGCTACCTGCCGCGGCTGATCTCTGCGGGCTTCTCCGGAGCGGTCTGGTGTACTGACGCCACGCGCGACCTGTGCGGCGTCCTGCTGCCGGATTCGGGCCACCTGCTCGAGGAGGAAGCCGGTTACGCCAACAGGAAGGGGACTTCCAGGCACCATCCTGCCGAGCCGCTCTACACCGAAGAGGACGCCCGTCGCGCGCTGCGGGTGTTCCGGCCGGTGCCGTTCGATCAGGCATTCGAACCGGTGCCGGGATTGGTTGCGACCCTGCGCCCGCAAGGCCACATCCTGGGCGCATCGGCGGTTTCGCTTGCCTTCGGGGAAACACGAATCACCTTCAGCGGCGATATCGGACGGCCCTGCGATCCCGTCATGCGGGCACCGGCGCCGATTTGGGAATCGGACTGGCTGGTCGTCGAGTCGACCTATGGCAATCGCCAACACCTGCCCATGGCATTCGAGCAGGAGCTGAAGGAAGCATTGGGGCGCGTCCTCGCCCGGGGCGGCGTGGCGGTCATCCCGGCCTTCGCCGTCGGGCGGGCGCAGCTGCTGCTGCACATGATTGCCCAGCTCCAGGCGCGCGGCGAGATCCCCGAGGTGCCGGTGTACCTCAACAGTCCCATGGCGGCAGATGTCACCGGCCTGTATCAGCGATATCGGGACCAGCACCGGCTCAGTGGCGGCCAGTTGCAGGCCATGCAGCGGGTGACCCGGATCGTCAACACCGTGGAGCAGTCCAAGGCCTTGAACCGACGCCGAGGTCCCATGATCATCGTGGCGGCGAGTGGCATGGCGACAGGCGGACGGGTGCTGCATCACCTGATTGCATTCGCTCCCGATCATCGCAACGGCATCCTCCTGTCCGGTTTCCAGGCCGGCGGTACCCGCGGGGCGGCGTTGGCCCGTGGCGAAACCGCACTGCGCATCTTCGGCCAGGACGTTCCTGTCCGTGCCGAGGTCGTGCAGTTGGGCTCGGCCTCCGCGCATGCGGACGCGGACGAGGTGATCGCCTGGCTGCGTACTGCGCCGCGGTCCCCACGAGGTGTTTTCGTGACCCATGGCGAGCCCGACGCAGCCGACGCCCTGCGGCTTCGCATCGAACGCGAACTTCAATGGCCGGCCCACGTGCCTGAGTACGGCCAGTGTGTTGATCTGTCCGCGGCGCAGTGA
- a CDS encoding M16 family metallopeptidase has protein sequence MTRVATLTLSILLCLPLLASAHPAPAAGGDATGTASSAQIASLAYTTRTLANGLKVYAIRDTTTANVSVQVWYDVGSKDDPKDRSGFAHLFEHLLFKATRNMVSEQFDRMTEDVGGFNNASTWDDFTNYYEVVPANHLQRLLWAESERMGSLVVDEKVFKSERDVVKEELRQRILARPYGKLFGLYLSETAFDVHPYARPGIGSIEELDAATVDDVRAFHATYYRPDNAILVVAGNFDPDQLDTWVDQYFAPVKRPAGAIPRVTAVEPARSAPRDYLVYEPNTPLPAVALTFQGPAAGSADQPAMLVLDAIMAKGDSSRLYQSLVYQQQLASQVMTNFTPSKDPGAFSLAAIMAEGKSADAGLAALRAQVARLREAPVTAAELDEAKNELVSDALRERETADGKGFALAFAAIVYGTPDRANTLLGDIQNVTAADVQRVARQYLAENQSVAIRYLDESAKASGAAATPIRIADTVQTRGLSVPASQIHIVTLAPEGERVQAPAPAAPVAATLPSFSEKTLANGLRVIIAPDHGLPLVGGGIQILSGSTSDPAQADGSARMTAALVTQGAGKRSATRIAQDMEALGADLSAQAGWDSSAVHLNVRSDRLKDALPIFADVVRVPTFAAEEVARQRQQALDELTVTLRNPGALASIAANRTIYGDAPYGRMAGGTPASLAKLNAEQLQAYHRTWWRPDNAVLVLAGDITPEQGFALAEQQFGDWAKPKQPLPARVQADTAVGGGKPRVLVVNRPDSGQAAVTAAQRGISRIDGQYFPAIVANSILGGGYSSRLNQEIRIKRGLSYGASSSVGARVGAGPIVASTQTKNVSAPEVAGLIEGELKRLGDQPPGDAELTARKAVLIGGFGRDIETNEGLAGELADLATVGMPLIALKSYVDNVQAVTAAQVQEAGRTLFSPDTANLVVAGDSREFLDALKKAHPDVEVIQAEGMNLDSPTLK, from the coding sequence GCTACCGGCACCGCGTCCTCCGCGCAGATCGCGTCGCTGGCCTACACCACCCGCACGCTCGCCAATGGCCTGAAGGTCTACGCCATCCGCGACACCACGACCGCCAACGTTTCGGTGCAGGTCTGGTACGACGTCGGTTCCAAGGACGACCCGAAGGATCGCTCCGGCTTCGCCCACCTGTTCGAGCACCTGCTGTTCAAGGCCACCCGCAACATGGTCTCCGAGCAGTTCGACCGCATGACCGAGGACGTGGGCGGCTTCAACAATGCCTCGACCTGGGACGACTTCACCAATTACTACGAAGTCGTGCCGGCCAACCACCTGCAGCGCCTGCTGTGGGCCGAATCCGAGCGCATGGGCTCGCTGGTCGTCGACGAGAAGGTGTTCAAGTCCGAACGCGACGTGGTCAAGGAAGAGCTGCGCCAGCGCATCCTCGCCCGCCCGTACGGCAAGCTGTTCGGCCTCTACCTGTCGGAGACGGCGTTCGACGTGCATCCCTACGCGCGTCCGGGCATCGGTTCGATCGAGGAACTCGACGCGGCCACGGTCGACGACGTGCGCGCCTTCCACGCCACCTATTACCGGCCCGACAACGCGATCCTGGTCGTCGCGGGCAATTTCGACCCGGACCAGCTCGACACTTGGGTCGACCAGTACTTCGCCCCGGTCAAGCGTCCCGCCGGCGCCATTCCGCGCGTGACCGCGGTCGAACCGGCGCGCAGCGCGCCGCGTGACTACCTGGTCTATGAACCCAACACCCCGCTGCCGGCAGTGGCACTGACTTTCCAGGGCCCCGCCGCGGGCAGCGCCGACCAGCCGGCGATGCTGGTGCTCGACGCGATCATGGCCAAGGGCGACAGCTCGCGCCTGTACCAGTCGCTCGTCTACCAGCAGCAGCTGGCCTCGCAGGTCATGACCAACTTCACCCCGAGCAAGGATCCCGGCGCGTTCTCGCTCGCCGCGATCATGGCCGAGGGCAAGAGCGCCGACGCCGGCCTGGCCGCATTGCGCGCGCAGGTCGCCCGCCTGCGCGAGGCGCCGGTTACCGCGGCCGAACTCGACGAAGCCAAGAACGAACTGGTGAGCGACGCCCTGCGCGAGCGCGAGACCGCCGACGGCAAGGGCTTCGCCCTGGCCTTCGCCGCCATCGTGTACGGCACGCCCGACCGCGCCAACACGCTGCTGGGCGACATCCAGAACGTCACCGCCGCCGACGTGCAGCGCGTGGCGCGCCAGTACCTGGCCGAGAACCAGAGCGTGGCGATCCGCTACCTCGACGAATCGGCCAAGGCGTCCGGCGCGGCTGCGACGCCGATCCGCATCGCCGACACCGTGCAGACGCGCGGCCTCAGCGTCCCGGCCTCGCAGATCCACATCGTCACGCTCGCGCCGGAAGGCGAGCGCGTGCAGGCCCCGGCGCCGGCCGCGCCGGTCGCCGCCACGCTGCCGTCCTTCAGCGAGAAGACGCTGGCCAACGGCCTGCGCGTGATCATCGCGCCGGACCACGGCCTGCCCCTGGTCGGGGGCGGCATCCAGATCCTGTCCGGCTCGACCAGCGACCCCGCCCAGGCCGACGGCAGCGCGCGCATGACCGCCGCGCTCGTCACGCAGGGCGCGGGCAAGCGCTCGGCGACGCGGATCGCGCAGGACATGGAGGCCCTGGGCGCCGACCTGTCCGCGCAGGCGGGTTGGGACAGCTCCGCGGTGCACCTCAACGTGCGCAGCGACCGCCTGAAGGACGCGCTGCCGATCTTCGCCGACGTCGTGCGCGTACCGACCTTCGCCGCCGAGGAAGTCGCCCGCCAGCGCCAGCAGGCCCTGGACGAACTGACCGTGACGCTGCGCAATCCCGGCGCGCTGGCCAGCATCGCCGCCAACCGGACGATCTACGGCGACGCGCCCTACGGTCGCATGGCCGGCGGCACGCCGGCCTCGCTGGCCAAGCTCAATGCCGAACAGCTGCAGGCCTACCACCGCACCTGGTGGCGCCCGGACAACGCCGTGCTGGTGCTCGCCGGCGACATCACGCCCGAACAGGGTTTCGCGCTGGCCGAGCAGCAGTTCGGCGACTGGGCCAAGCCGAAGCAGCCGCTGCCGGCCAGGGTGCAGGCTGACACCGCCGTCGGCGGCGGCAAGCCGCGCGTGCTGGTCGTCAACCGTCCGGACTCCGGCCAGGCCGCGGTCACCGCCGCGCAGCGTGGCATCTCCCGCATCGATGGCCAGTACTTCCCGGCGATCGTGGCCAACAGCATCCTCGGCGGTGGCTATTCCTCACGCCTGAACCAGGAGATCCGGATCAAGCGGGGCCTGTCATACGGCGCGTCCAGCTCGGTCGGCGCGCGCGTCGGCGCCGGTCCGATCGTGGCCTCGACCCAGACCAAGAACGTCTCCGCGCCGGAAGTCGCCGGCCTGATCGAGGGCGAACTCAAGCGCCTGGGCGACCAGCCCCCGGGCGATGCCGAACTCACCGCGCGCAAGGCCGTGCTGATCGGCGGCTTCGGTCGCGACATCGAAACCAACGAAGGCCTGGCGGGCGAACTGGCCGACCTGGCCACCGTGGGCATGCCGCTGATCGCACTGAAGTCCTATGTGGACAACGTGCAGGCGGTGACGGCGGCGCAGGTGCAGGAAGCCGGCCGCACGCTGTTCTCGCCCGACACCGCCAACCTGGTCGTCGCCGGCGACAGCCGCGAGTTCCTGGACGCGCTGAAGAAGGCGCATCCGGACGTCGAGGTGATCCAGGCCGAAGGCATGAACCTGGATTCGCCGACGCTGAAGTGA
- a CDS encoding flavodoxin family protein, which translates to MNDILIAYYSMGGNTRRVAEEIRAATGADMEEIREPKPRRGLRGVVGALFDATLRRRPAILAGAHAPADYDLLVIGGPIWASRLAAPVRTFAERNATQAKKVAFFCTEGGKGADVAGRPPRRAASFRCPSQST; encoded by the coding sequence ATGAACGACATCCTGATCGCCTACTACTCGATGGGTGGCAACACCCGACGCGTGGCCGAGGAGATTCGAGCCGCCACCGGCGCGGACATGGAGGAAATCAGGGAGCCAAAGCCACGGCGTGGGCTGAGGGGCGTCGTCGGCGCGTTGTTCGACGCGACGCTCAGGCGCAGGCCTGCAATTCTTGCCGGCGCGCATGCCCCGGCGGATTACGACCTCCTGGTGATTGGCGGGCCCATCTGGGCCAGCCGGCTGGCGGCCCCGGTCCGGACCTTCGCCGAACGAAATGCCACGCAAGCCAAGAAGGTGGCCTTTTTCTGCACGGAAGGCGGCAAGGGTGCGGATGTGGCCGGGCGCCCACCGCGACGAGCTGCGTCGTTTCGTTGCCCGTCTCAATCGACGTGA
- a CDS encoding universal stress protein, with the protein MIHDLTLAVTGTTGDRNALAAAVALAAQHKAHLTAVQPLELPVPLPAPWDTAPVTVEHEICNARRAEANQRAERLRDELSLQAISSEVRVAEARYIDAPLAVALLARHADLGVVAAPVQNADDGAIARAFIGSLLFESGRPVLVVPAHHAIELPLQHAVVAWKPTREATRAVHDALPLLNPAATIDVVVVDPRSGEPDQGEEPGCDIAGHLARHGFKVNVVTLKRGHDTVATTLLRHAAQSNARMLVAGGYGHSRMREWALGGTTRELLQAMHLPILFSH; encoded by the coding sequence ATGATCCATGACCTCACCCTCGCGGTCACCGGCACGACGGGCGACCGGAACGCCCTCGCGGCGGCGGTCGCCCTCGCCGCTCAACACAAGGCCCACCTGACGGCGGTCCAGCCACTCGAGCTCCCGGTTCCGCTGCCAGCCCCCTGGGATACCGCGCCAGTGACGGTGGAGCACGAAATCTGTAACGCCCGGCGCGCCGAAGCAAACCAGCGGGCCGAGAGGCTTCGCGACGAACTGTCCTTGCAAGCCATTTCTTCGGAGGTTCGGGTTGCGGAAGCCCGCTACATCGATGCCCCACTGGCCGTCGCCCTTCTGGCACGCCATGCGGACCTGGGTGTGGTCGCGGCGCCTGTCCAGAATGCGGATGACGGAGCGATTGCGCGCGCCTTCATCGGCTCGCTGCTTTTCGAGTCTGGACGTCCGGTCCTGGTCGTTCCAGCTCACCATGCCATCGAGCTGCCCCTTCAGCACGCGGTCGTGGCGTGGAAGCCCACCCGTGAGGCCACGCGAGCCGTCCACGACGCATTGCCGTTGTTGAACCCGGCGGCGACGATCGACGTGGTCGTCGTGGACCCGCGATCGGGCGAACCTGACCAAGGGGAAGAACCGGGATGCGACATCGCCGGCCACCTGGCCCGACACGGCTTCAAGGTCAACGTCGTCACGCTCAAGCGGGGCCACGACACGGTCGCCACCACCCTCCTTCGCCACGCTGCGCAATCCAACGCGCGGATGCTGGTCGCGGGCGGCTACGGTCACTCGCGCATGCGCGAATGGGCGCTGGGCGGTACGACGCGCGAACTGCTCCAGGCCATGCACCTGCCGATCCTGTTCTCGCACTAG
- a CDS encoding right-handed parallel beta-helix repeat-containing protein — translation MLLLGAGSSLSSPGILAAEGYSNCEGFIDSLPATITAQGVWCLRKDLNTAISAGTAIDIRANNVTIDCNDFKVGGLAGGAGTSAYGVRALSALNATVRNCTMRGFYVGAGLSGSGHVIEDNRFDANTYIGIEIAGDASVARHNLVVDTGGSTTVGGYAVGIKAGGAVDLIDNTVSGVVGHPNSSGIALAYGISTHHLSGSIAGNRVGGLVPSGTGTVHGINNQENGRISIRANDVTGNGGAGTGIFCTFPRGSALGNVISGFSTGLSGCTTQDNLIVP, via the coding sequence TTGCTGCTGCTCGGCGCAGGCAGCAGCCTTTCTTCCCCTGGAATTTTGGCAGCGGAGGGCTACAGCAACTGCGAAGGCTTCATCGATTCATTGCCGGCGACCATCACGGCGCAGGGCGTGTGGTGCCTGCGCAAGGACCTGAACACCGCGATCAGCGCCGGCACCGCCATCGACATCAGGGCCAACAACGTCACGATCGACTGCAACGACTTCAAGGTCGGTGGGCTCGCCGGAGGAGCGGGAACGTCGGCATATGGCGTGCGTGCCCTCTCCGCGCTCAACGCCACGGTTCGAAACTGCACGATGCGCGGCTTCTATGTCGGCGCAGGCCTGAGCGGAAGTGGCCATGTCATCGAGGACAACCGATTCGACGCCAACACCTACATCGGGATCGAGATCGCGGGGGATGCGAGCGTGGCCCGCCATAACCTCGTGGTGGACACAGGAGGCTCGACGACGGTTGGCGGCTACGCGGTCGGCATCAAGGCCGGTGGCGCGGTCGATCTCATCGACAACACCGTCAGCGGCGTGGTCGGCCACCCGAATTCCAGCGGCATTGCGCTGGCCTACGGGATCAGCACGCATCATCTCTCGGGAAGCATCGCCGGCAACCGCGTAGGTGGCCTGGTGCCGAGCGGAACCGGCACCGTCCATGGCATCAACAACCAGGAGAACGGGCGGATCTCCATCCGCGCAAATGACGTCACCGGAAATGGCGGCGCCGGCACGGGCATTTTCTGTACGTTTCCCAGGGGCAGCGCACTGGGCAACGTCATCAGCGGCTTCAGCACCGGACTGTCGGGCTGCACGACGCAGGACAACCTGATCGTTCCCTGA
- a CDS encoding FMN-dependent NADH-azoreductase, giving the protein MKLLHLDSAATGSQSVTRELSASIVARWREAVPGLNVTYRDLDAQPLPHLNSVVLAKADPAVAAESEATLQQFLDSDVIVVGAPMYNFSVPSTLKAWIDRVAVAGRTFRYTEKGPEGLAKGKTLVIASGRGGLYGDNSPADFQEAYLRQVFGFLGVDDVRLVRAEGVAYSPQHRSDALAQAHAAIAEPLREAA; this is encoded by the coding sequence ATGAAACTCCTGCACCTGGATTCCGCTGCCACTGGCAGCCAATCCGTCACCCGCGAACTGAGCGCCTCGATCGTCGCACGCTGGCGCGAGGCAGTGCCCGGCCTGAACGTCACGTACCGGGACCTCGACGCGCAGCCCCTGCCCCACCTCAACAGTGTGGTGCTGGCCAAGGCCGACCCGGCCGTCGCGGCTGAAAGCGAAGCCACGCTCCAGCAGTTCCTCGACAGCGACGTGATCGTCGTCGGGGCGCCGATGTACAACTTCAGCGTGCCGTCGACGCTGAAGGCCTGGATCGACCGGGTGGCGGTCGCCGGGCGCACGTTCCGCTACACCGAGAAGGGTCCGGAAGGACTGGCCAAGGGCAAGACGCTGGTGATCGCCAGTGGTCGTGGCGGGCTCTACGGCGACAACAGTCCGGCCGATTTCCAGGAGGCCTACCTGAGGCAGGTGTTCGGCTTCCTGGGCGTGGACGACGTGCGCCTGGTGCGGGCCGAAGGCGTGGCGTACTCGCCGCAGCATCGCAGTGATGCGCTGGCGCAGGCGCATGCGGCGATCGCGGAGCCGCTGCGCGAGGCGGCGTGA
- a CDS encoding SDR family NAD(P)-dependent oxidoreductase translates to MNRVKDKVCIVTGASLGIGHACSLRLAQEGAKLALFDVEDEAGRAFAGELQGGGFPARYWHVDVADERAVQAAIDGVADHFGAVHVLVNNAGIAGVNKPTHEVTEAEWDRVQAVNVKGVFFCIKHAIPHLRRAGSGSIINLSSIYGLVGAPDVPPYHASKGAVTLMTRTDALLYAADKIRVNSVHPGYIWTPMVVHHMGASGATDLAAARADLGQLHPLGHVGEPDDIAWGVVYLASDESKFMTGSELVIDGGYTAR, encoded by the coding sequence ATGAATCGCGTCAAGGACAAAGTCTGCATCGTCACCGGCGCAAGCCTGGGCATAGGCCATGCCTGTTCGTTGCGCCTGGCGCAGGAGGGCGCGAAGCTGGCGCTGTTCGATGTGGAGGACGAGGCCGGGCGCGCCTTCGCCGGGGAACTGCAGGGGGGGGGCTTCCCCGCGCGCTACTGGCACGTCGACGTCGCCGACGAACGCGCCGTGCAGGCGGCCATCGACGGCGTGGCCGATCACTTTGGCGCCGTGCACGTGCTCGTCAACAACGCGGGCATCGCCGGCGTCAACAAGCCGACGCACGAGGTAACGGAGGCCGAGTGGGACCGCGTGCAGGCGGTGAACGTGAAGGGGGTGTTCTTCTGCATCAAGCATGCGATCCCGCACCTGCGCCGCGCCGGGTCGGGCAGCATCATCAACCTCTCGTCGATCTATGGCCTGGTCGGTGCGCCGGACGTGCCGCCCTACCATGCCTCCAAGGGCGCGGTGACCCTGATGACCCGCACCGACGCGCTGCTCTACGCCGCCGACAAAATCCGCGTCAACTCCGTGCACCCGGGCTATATCTGGACACCCATGGTGGTCCACCACATGGGCGCAAGCGGCGCCACGGATCTGGCCGCGGCCCGCGCGGACCTGGGCCAGCTTCATCCGCTGGGGCATGTCGGTGAGCCCGATGACATCGCGTGGGGCGTAGTCTACCTGGCCTCGGACGAATCGAAGTTCATGACGGGCTCCGAACTCGTGATCGATGGCGGGTACACCGCGCGCTGA